The Thermasporomyces composti region ACGTTCTGACGGCCGCGCGGACGGCCCCGGGAGCGATCCCGGGGCCGCTGGGGTCGCTCCTGCTCGACAGAACCCGACGACGAAGGAGCACCCCATGAGTCTTCGATCCCCGTCCCCCGCGGTCGGCGACCTCACCCGTCTCGGTCGCCGACAGTCGTCCGGTCGCCCGTCCGACCAGCGGTCACCCGATCATCGGCGGCTCGGTCGAGAGCTCGGGATCTTCACCGGAGACGAGCTGATCGGCGCGGGTTTTCCGCTCTGGCTGCCGGACGGCGCCACCGTCATCGCCGAGCTCGAGCGGTTCGTCATCGAGCTCGAGCGGCGATCCGGGTACCGCCACGTCCGGACCCCACCGGTGGGGCGGCGGGAGCTGTACGAGCGATCGGGCCACTGGGCCCACTTCGCGGCCGACATGTTCCCTCCGATCCCCGTCGGCGGCGGTCGTGGGCTGAGTCCAGGAAGCGGCGCGGACGACAGGACCGGGGAGAACGACCGTGGCGCCGGCGACGACACCTCACTGTCAGGGAAGGATCACGGGCGCGACGGAGCCCGGGAGGATCTGGTCCTGCGGCCCGTGCTCTGCCCGCACCACGCCCTCGTCTACCGATCTCGCCTGCGCAGCCACCGCGACCTGCCGCTCCGCGTGGGCGAGTGCGGCCAGATGTTCCGCATGGAGCGCTCCGGGGTGGTCACCGGGCTCAGCCGGGTCCGTTGCATCAACCTCAACGACGGGCACATCTTCTGCGCGCCGGAGCAGGCGGTCGACGAGGTGGCGCGGGTCCTCGCCCTGATCGACGAGGCGTACGACGTCCTCGGGATCGAGGCCGCGTATCTGCGGCTGTCGCTGCGCGGCCCGGACGAGGATGGGATGTCCTTCGCCCCTGGGGACGCCATGTGGCAGGCGGCGGAGGGGATCCTGCGGCAGACCCTGGACCGGCATGGTCTCCCCTTCCAGGAGGCACCCGGCGAGGCGGCCTTCTACGGGCCCAAGATCGACGTCCAGGTGTACGACGTCCAGGGGCGGGAGTTCACCCTGTCCACCGTCCAGGTCGACCTGTACCAGCCGCAGCGGTTCGAGCTCGAGTTCGTCGCGCCGGACGGCAGCCGGAGCCGGCCGGTCATGGTGCACCGCAGCGTGCTGGCGTCCATGGAGCGCATGGTGGCGTTCCTGCTGGAGCGCTACGCCGGCGCGCTCCCGCCGTGGTTGGCTCCGCTCCAGGTGCTCGTGCTGCCCGTCAGCGCGGACGAGCTCGAGTGGGCGTGCGCGGTGGCGCGGATGGCGGAGGCCGCCGGCCTCCGCGTCGACGTCGACGACCGGGAGGAGAGCCTGGCCGCCCGCATCCGGGACGCGCACGTGGCGAAGGTGCCGTACGTCGCGGTCGTGGGTCCGACCGAGGTGGCGTCCGGCGCGGTCGCTCCCCGCCTCCGCGGTGGCCGGAACGCGGGCGTCCTCCCCGCCGACCGCTTCGTCGCCGCCGTCCGCGCGGTCGTGGCCACCCGCCGTTCCGACGTCACCCTCGACGTGTGACCTCCGGCCTCGGCGGCGCGTCACCCGTCGCCGGAGTGATCAGGGTGCGACACGACCGTTGCGCTCGAAGGCCGCGTGGGTGAGTGGCATCAGCCGCGCCCACGCGGCCTCCATCTTCTCGGCCACCATCTCGATCTCGCGCTGCGGGTACGACGGGAACCGTGCATCGTCCCGGCGCGTGCGCAGCGACAGGATGTTCATCAGCGAGCGAGCGTTGACCGTCACGTACGCCGACGAGTAGATGGTGAGCGGCAGCACGATGCGCGCCACCTCGCGCGCGATCCCGGCGTCGAGCATGCGGCGGTAGGCGGCGTACGCCTCCGTGCACAACCGCCGGGTCTCCTCTTCGACCAGCTTGTGCTGGTCCGGCGTGCCGTCCACGAACTGGTACTTGCCGGGCTTGCCCTCCTGGACCAGCTTCCGGTCACGGCCGGGGACGTAGAAGACGGGTCGAAGCTCGCGGTAACGTCCGGACTCCTCGTTGTAGGAGGCGATCCGGTGGCGCATGAGCTCACGGAAGACGAAGATCGGCGCCTGCACGTAGAAGGTCATCGAGTTGTGCTCGAAGGGTGACCCGTGCCGGTCGCGCATGAGGAAGTTGATCAGGCCCTTCGACCGCTCTGGATCGGCGTCGACGTCTTCGAGGGACTGCTCGCCTTTGGTCGAGACGCGCGCCGCGAACAGCACGTCGGCGTCCCGCGCCGAGGCGCGGACGAGCTCGACCGTCACGTCGCTGCGGAACTCGACCTGGGGCTCGTCGCTGCCCTGGCCACCGCCGGCCTGGCGACCTGCGAGGTCCCCATCATTGGTCGCCGAACCAGACGCAGGTGCCCTCTCCTCACCCATCTGTCACCCTTCTCGTCGCGTACGCGCTCGTGCTGTCGAGGGCCAGCCGACGGACGGTCGTCGACCCCGCCTCTCGCGCCAGCCTAGACCCGAGGTCGGACAGCCTTTCCGACGACGCCGGCGCCGGGATGGGAGGTGATCCGGGCCGCCAGCGGACGGCCGCGGGCTGGCCACGGTCCGCATCCGGACGCCCACCGTCCGATCCGCCCGGTCGGCGATGGTCGCCTCCTATCCTGAGCGACCCAAGGTCGGCCTCGTGAGGGACGGCTCGCCAAGGGGCCCGTCTCGTGAGGCCCTGCGCCGTGGGACGCGACTCGACGAGGAGGTCGGCATGACCGTGCGCCGCGACGTCGTCGTTCACCGGGGCTGGGAGGTCGTCCGCCTGTGCACGCCCGACCTCTCTGTCGACGTCGTGCCCGGCAAGGGCGGTGACATCACCTCGGTCCGGTGGCGACCCGACGACGTGGAGCTGATGTGGCAATCGCCGTGGGGCCTGCGGCACCGGGGCGCGCCGTTCATCCCGGGTGACAGCGAGGCCACCCTCATGGACTGGTACCCAGGCGGATGGCAGACGGTCTTCCCCAACGCCGGTCCCGCCGTCGAGGAGCACGGCGTCACGTGGGGCATGCACGGCGAGGCGTGGCTCGCGCCGTACGACTGGGAGCCCACGGCCGACGACGAGGTGCTCTTGCGTACCCGGCTTGTGCGCAGCCCGTTCGAGATCGAACGCCGGATCCGGGTGCGAGACGCCGCCCTCACGGTCACCGAGACCGTCCGCAACGTCGGTGGGACGCCGGTCGAGGTGGCCTGGGGACACCACATCGCCTTCGGTCAGCCCTTCCTCGATGGCGACTGCCGCCTCGAGGTGCCGACGCCGAACCCACCGACGTTCGTCGTGGACGACGAACGGGACCGTCCGGCGTCGGATCTGCCGCCGGGAGCCACGTTCCCGTGGCCGAAGGCTCGGGACCGCTCCGGCGTGGACGTCGACCTTCGGGTGGTGCCGGGTCCGGACCGGCCAGTCGACCGACTGGGCTACCTGGTCGGCCTCACCGCAGGTCGGGTGGAGCTCACCAACCAGCGTCGCCGGCTCCGGGCTCGGCTCGACTGGGACGTCACGGTGATGCCGTACACCTGGCTGTGGTACGAGATGCACGCCACGGAGACCTTCCCGTGGTACCGGGCGGTGTACGTGCTCGGGATCGAGCCGCACTCCAGCTACCCCGGTCAGGGCTTGCACGCGATCCGCGAGAAGACCGGGACGCAGCTGCGGTTCGAGCCAGGCGAGGAGCGAACCGCGACGACCACGCTGACGGTCACCCGGGTCTGACCGCGGGCCGAACGCCCTCGCCGAAGGCTCACTCGTCACCAGACGTCCGTCACACGAGGCTGCGTGCGCGCGACCTGATGACCTGACAAACGGTGCCTCCAGACCGGTCCAGGACATCCGTGATCATCGTCGGCGAATAAGTCCTACAACTCCAGTAGGGTGCGCCCAGCGACGGGCAGGCCGTCCACGCCGTCCCCGCCACCGCCGGCTCGAGACCGGCCTGGTGGGAGTGGACGGACGGGAGCCCGTCGGTCACGTCTGCGCGGAAGGGGCGTCGAGGTGGTACGTCGGCTGCGAGCGCTGTGGATGGCCATTCTCCTCGGGCTGGTTGTCGTCGTCTCTCCACCACCGGTGGCGGCGTCCTCCGACCTCCCGCCGGGCTCGGAGGACGACCTGGCCCGCCTCTACTACCGCCTGCTGCTGGAGAACACCCGCTTCCAGGAGAGCACCTGGAACGAGGACGAAGGCTCGTACGGCGTCGAGAACTGGGACGTCGTCGGCACCCTGGGCAACGCCGTCCTGCTCAAGTTCGGCACCTACGACGAGACGATCGCCGGGGTCGACAAGGAGACCTTGCGCGACCACACCGTCCGCAGCATCGCCAAGGCCGTCGCCAGGAACCGCTTCGTGGATCCGGAGCAGGGCACGTGGGGAGCGCGCGTCTACTGGGACGCCACGATGGAGGCCTACCTCGCGGATGCCGCGCACCTGATGTGGGACGAGCTCGACGCGACGACGCGGGAGAACGTCCTGACGATGATCCGTGGCGAGGCCACCTACCTCGCCGACGTCGGCGCCGACCCCACCGACCCCAGTCGCGAGGGCGGCACCACCAACGGGCTCGCCGGTGGCTACCTGCGCGACACCAAGATGGAGGAGATGGGCGCCCGCACGATGATGCTGTCGGCGGCCGACGCCTATCTCCCCGGTGATCCGGACGCGCCCAGGTGGCGAGAGTGGCTGGATCGCTGGACGCTCAACATGGCCGGCCTGCCGGTCGCGGACCAGGTGAACCCCACGCCGATCTCCGGCACGCCGGTCTCGGAGTGGAACACTGCGCACAACATCTTCGACACCTACACGTCGGAGAACCACGACACGTGGAACGGGATGTACCAGCAGTCGGCGAGCGCCTATCCCGGCCGCAACATCCCTCGTTACCTGCTCACGGGGCGTCCGATCCCGCCCAGTCAGCTCACTCCCCCGAACAACGACGAGCTCACCGACGTGCTGAACCGCCTCGGCACCCGCGCGGGCGTGCCCGTCGAGCACATGATCGCCGACCGTCAGCACCTCTACGGCCGCAGCCTGCTGCCCCTCACCTACCGGGCGACGGTGACCGGTGACCGCATGGCCGCGCGAGCGGAGCGGATGCTGGCCGAGCACTTGGTCCCCTACGTGGCCGCACCACCCGTCGGGCGCCTGGTCAAGTTCGGGCAAGGCACTCAGTACGAGACGGAGGCGCGGGCGGAGCTCGCCTACGCCTACCTGTTGCATTACTGGCGGCACCGGCTGGCCGGTGACGTGCGGCCGGTGAGCGAGCGCGAGTACTTCCGGTTGGCGTCGGGGGTCAGCGACTTCGGCGAGGTGCCGGGACACGTCGCCCACCAGACCGAGCATGCCCTGGCGATCCCGGTGAGCAAGCCCGGCTACGCCAAGTTCGTCTACCTTCCCAACCACGACGACTGGTTCGTCAACCCGGCGAGCAAGTCACCGTCGTTCCTCCCCTCGGTGGCCACGCCGGACTCGTTCACCGTGCGGACCTACACCAAGACCCGCGACGGTGTGGACGCGACCGCAAGCGTGGTGCGCCGAGGGACGTCGTACGCGGGCTTCACCACGCTCCCGGACGGCTCGGTCGTCTACGCCACCACGGGCACGGGTGAGGACGAGGGCTACCTCCGGCTCTTCAACCTCTCCATCCCCGGCATCCCGGGACTCGACGGCGACCGGACGTTCACGACGGCGTCGGGCCAGGTCACGTTGCCGCGCGACGACCTCGGCAACGGCGGCACACAGACGCTGACGTTCCCCGCCACGACGGTGCGCCACCTGCGGATGGTGGGCGTGCAAGCCCAGTCGCAGTGGGGCTACTCGATGTACGAGTTCGAGGCGTACGGGCCGGACAGCGATGTCAACCTCGCCTTGGCGAAGCCGGCCACAGCGTCGTCGTTCTACGGAGAGGCCAGCACGCCGGACAAGGCGGTGGACGGCGACCCCACCACCCGGTGGGCCAACTCAGCGGACGAGCGGCCGACGATGCGGGCCTGGTGGGCGGTCGACCTGGGCGCCGAGGTCGAGGTCGCCCGGGTCCGGATCCGCTGGCAAGAGGACGCCTGGCCACTCAACTACCGCATCGAAGGCTCGGTCGACGGCGAGACCTGGACCACGCTCGCGACCGTTCCCCGCTGGACCACGCTCGACGGCGACTGGCTCAACGTGGACGGCCGCGCCGGCTTCGTGATCAAGGGATCGACGAATCCGATCGGTGTGGCCCCTGAGGCCGTTGCGCTCTCGCACGGGCCGGCTGCGGGGGCGGCCGGCATGGTGGTGCGTGGCTACCCCGCGCAAACGCCGGACGAGACGGCGAGGCTCGCCCGGCAGCCACAACCGTCTGGCGGGCCGAGCACACTGCGGGCGGCTCTCAACGGCGAGTACCTCTCGCTGTTCAACCTCTCCGACGACCCAATCGACAAGGCTGCCTTGACAGTGCCGCAGGAGGGTGCCACGCGGACGCTCTACCGGGGCGTCCAACGCCTCACGCCCGACGGTCTCACGTACACCGTCTCGCTCCCCGCCGCCTCCGCGGCCGTCGAGCCGCCCCGCTTCACACTGACCAGCTCCCGGCGAGTGTCCGGCCTCACGGTGGAGGTCGCCGACTCGCACACCGTGGTGATCCACCACGAGGGGAGCGAGCGGGCCGTGGTGCGGCTCACCTCGCTCGCCACGGGCGAGCGTCGGACCGTCAGCGTCGCGCCAGGCGAGGTCACCACGGTCGGGTTCGCCAAGGGTGTGCGCACGCCCACCACCGACCTGGCACGCGGCCGGCTCACCTACCCCGGCTCACCGCTGCCAGCGGGGATGACGGACCCAGACCTGGCCGTCGACGGTGACCCCGACACGGCGTGGCGCCCGGGCGGACCTGACCGATCGCTCGTGGTCAACCTGGCCGGACGACACCGCGTGCGAGCGGTCACGCCCGTGTGGACCTCCGGCTCCGTGCCGCCCTACACCGTGGAGACGTCCGTCGACGGGGTGACCTGGCAAGGCTGGACGCCAGGTGCAGAGGCTCACTACCTCGCGATCCGGGTGCCTTCCTGGCGGCCGAGCCACGCCAGCCTCGCCGAACTCCGAGTGACGGGTGAGTGACCTCCAGCGCGAGCCACGCCCGGGGCTGGGGCTGAGCCAGGCCTCGAGCGAGCACCAGTCACGTCTCCGCAGCACGAGGCCCCGCGATCCCACGTGGGCCCTCCGTGTCGGACCCGGCGCTGCCCCCACGCCGGGCACCGCACGCTGGGCACCCTGCGCTGGGCGTGTCCTGGAGCTGGCATGCTGACCACGACGGTGGCTTCCGTCGACAGCGCAACCTACTATCGGTAGACGGTGGTGTCGGCGTAGAGGTGAGCGGGTTCATGACAGCCGGGATCGCGGACACGGCACAAGCGAGACAATCGGACGTCTGCACACTGCTCTGCGCGTTCGCCAACACATTCGACGTCGAGGATGGGTCGGACGCACTAGCAGACCCGGCGGGGCTCACCGCATGGCTGAGCACGTACGGCCTCCTCGACCAGCCAGCGACGGCCGGCCCCGCCGACGTCCAGCTCGCGCGCCGCCTGCGCGACGGGGTCCGGCAGGCGATGGCCCAGCACCACGATGGCGACGTCGAGACCGCGATCCCCGATCTCGACGAGGCGGCCCGCGCGCTTCCCCTCAGGACGACCTTCGACGGCACGCGACCCCGCCTCGTTCCAAGCATCACGGGCGTCCGGGCAGGACTAGCCCGAGTCCTCGTCGCCATCATCGAGGCCCAGACCGCCGGCGCATGGATTCGGCTCAAGCTGTGCGGCGCCGACGACTGCGCATGGGCGTACTACGACA contains the following coding sequences:
- a CDS encoding aminoacyl--tRNA ligase-related protein, with the translated sequence MSLRSPSPAVGDLTRLGRRQSSGRPSDQRSPDHRRLGRELGIFTGDELIGAGFPLWLPDGATVIAELERFVIELERRSGYRHVRTPPVGRRELYERSGHWAHFAADMFPPIPVGGGRGLSPGSGADDRTGENDRGAGDDTSLSGKDHGRDGAREDLVLRPVLCPHHALVYRSRLRSHRDLPLRVGECGQMFRMERSGVVTGLSRVRCINLNDGHIFCAPEQAVDEVARVLALIDEAYDVLGIEAAYLRLSLRGPDEDGMSFAPGDAMWQAAEGILRQTLDRHGLPFQEAPGEAAFYGPKIDVQVYDVQGREFTLSTVQVDLYQPQRFELEFVAPDGSRSRPVMVHRSVLASMERMVAFLLERYAGALPPWLAPLQVLVLPVSADELEWACAVARMAEAAGLRVDVDDREESLAARIRDAHVAKVPYVAVVGPTEVASGAVAPRLRGGRNAGVLPADRFVAAVRAVVATRRSDVTLDV
- the thyX gene encoding FAD-dependent thymidylate synthase, which codes for MGEERAPASGSATNDGDLAGRQAGGGQGSDEPQVEFRSDVTVELVRASARDADVLFAARVSTKGEQSLEDVDADPERSKGLINFLMRDRHGSPFEHNSMTFYVQAPIFVFRELMRHRIASYNEESGRYRELRPVFYVPGRDRKLVQEGKPGKYQFVDGTPDQHKLVEEETRRLCTEAYAAYRRMLDAGIAREVARIVLPLTIYSSAYVTVNARSLMNILSLRTRRDDARFPSYPQREIEMVAEKMEAAWARLMPLTHAAFERNGRVAP
- a CDS encoding aldose 1-epimerase, which gives rise to MTVRRDVVVHRGWEVVRLCTPDLSVDVVPGKGGDITSVRWRPDDVELMWQSPWGLRHRGAPFIPGDSEATLMDWYPGGWQTVFPNAGPAVEEHGVTWGMHGEAWLAPYDWEPTADDEVLLRTRLVRSPFEIERRIRVRDAALTVTETVRNVGGTPVEVAWGHHIAFGQPFLDGDCRLEVPTPNPPTFVVDDERDRPASDLPPGATFPWPKARDRSGVDVDLRVVPGPDRPVDRLGYLVGLTAGRVELTNQRRRLRARLDWDVTVMPYTWLWYEMHATETFPWYRAVYVLGIEPHSSYPGQGLHAIREKTGTQLRFEPGEERTATTTLTVTRV
- a CDS encoding discoidin domain-containing protein, encoding MVRRLRALWMAILLGLVVVVSPPPVAASSDLPPGSEDDLARLYYRLLLENTRFQESTWNEDEGSYGVENWDVVGTLGNAVLLKFGTYDETIAGVDKETLRDHTVRSIAKAVARNRFVDPEQGTWGARVYWDATMEAYLADAAHLMWDELDATTRENVLTMIRGEATYLADVGADPTDPSREGGTTNGLAGGYLRDTKMEEMGARTMMLSAADAYLPGDPDAPRWREWLDRWTLNMAGLPVADQVNPTPISGTPVSEWNTAHNIFDTYTSENHDTWNGMYQQSASAYPGRNIPRYLLTGRPIPPSQLTPPNNDELTDVLNRLGTRAGVPVEHMIADRQHLYGRSLLPLTYRATVTGDRMAARAERMLAEHLVPYVAAPPVGRLVKFGQGTQYETEARAELAYAYLLHYWRHRLAGDVRPVSEREYFRLASGVSDFGEVPGHVAHQTEHALAIPVSKPGYAKFVYLPNHDDWFVNPASKSPSFLPSVATPDSFTVRTYTKTRDGVDATASVVRRGTSYAGFTTLPDGSVVYATTGTGEDEGYLRLFNLSIPGIPGLDGDRTFTTASGQVTLPRDDLGNGGTQTLTFPATTVRHLRMVGVQAQSQWGYSMYEFEAYGPDSDVNLALAKPATASSFYGEASTPDKAVDGDPTTRWANSADERPTMRAWWAVDLGAEVEVARVRIRWQEDAWPLNYRIEGSVDGETWTTLATVPRWTTLDGDWLNVDGRAGFVIKGSTNPIGVAPEAVALSHGPAAGAAGMVVRGYPAQTPDETARLARQPQPSGGPSTLRAALNGEYLSLFNLSDDPIDKAALTVPQEGATRTLYRGVQRLTPDGLTYTVSLPAASAAVEPPRFTLTSSRRVSGLTVEVADSHTVVIHHEGSERAVVRLTSLATGERRTVSVAPGEVTTVGFAKGVRTPTTDLARGRLTYPGSPLPAGMTDPDLAVDGDPDTAWRPGGPDRSLVVNLAGRHRVRAVTPVWTSGSVPPYTVETSVDGVTWQGWTPGAEAHYLAIRVPSWRPSHASLAELRVTGE
- a CDS encoding CGNR zinc finger domain-containing protein, whose product is MTAGIADTAQARQSDVCTLLCAFANTFDVEDGSDALADPAGLTAWLSTYGLLDQPATAGPADVQLARRLRDGVRQAMAQHHDGDVETAIPDLDEAARALPLRTTFDGTRPRLVPSITGVRAGLARVLVAIIEAQTAGAWIRLKLCGADDCAWAYYDTSKNRSRLWCSMEVCGNRQKTRAYRARRRASQRNSDGQPAADGEAARMGR